ATATAAGTACTTATATAATTTGTGTAAAATAATTTTTACCTGATTATTAAACGGTGTTTACGGGATAGCTGAAAGTAATTTTAACAGGCGTTTGAGATCGGGGTTGGTATAGGGTTGGTATACCCCGGGGGTATACCAACCCTATACCAACCCCGATCTCAAACATACCGCTGAGTTATTCAGCCATTTCCGGCAATCTTTGTTGAATAAATGAGAAAATACCAGTAGCTACAAATTTCCTCCAGTATTCAATCCTTTCTTTGCTTTACATCTATAAGCATAAAGAAAGGATTGCATGAGATTTTTCAGTTTGATATTAGCGGTATGTTTACCCGGAATAGTATTCGCCCAGCAGGCAGATACTTTAAAAAGAGATTCAGTTCAGCAGGGTACCAAAGTATCCATGATGAAAACCCGTGGGTTGAATCCTCCACAGCTTAAATCATTTATAGTTCCTGCGGTTTTAATTAGTTATGGTCTGGTTTCTTTAGGGAATAATGCCATCAGAAGACTGGATTTCAGTACGCAGGCTGAGTTACAGGAAGACCATCCGACATTTGCGCTGAAAGCAGATAATTATCTGCAGTTTGCACCCGGGGTTGCATTTTATGCACTTAATCTGGCAGGAGTGAAAAGTAAACACGGAATTGCAGATGGTACAGCAATTTATGTACTGGCCGAGGCTATTATGTCTGGTTCTACTTTTAGTGTTAAACATATAGTTGGCCGCAGTCGCCCTAATGGTTCAGATAATTACTCATTTCCGTCCGGACATACAGCCAATGCATTTGCAGCAGCCGAGTTTTTAAACCAGGAATACCGGGATGTTTCACCCTGGATTGGCTATGCCGGCTATACTGTAGCCACAGCAACAGGTGTTTTAAGAATGTATAATAACAAACACTGGCTCAGTGATGTGGTTGCGGGTGCAGGATTTGGTATCGCTTCAACTAAACTGGCTTATCTGATTTACCCGCATCTGAAAAAACTGGTAATGGGTAAACAGACAGTAAAGTATTCTCTTGTACCTCTATATCAGCAAAAAGCAGCGGGGCTTTCATTCAGTGGAACATTTTAGAAAATATATCCTGATTCTGGTAATCACCGGTTTTGGACTGTGTCCGGTAAGAGCACAGCAACCGGAGAGAAATCTTGGTTATTTTTATGACGAGGCTGTTAAACGCAGTCCGTTGTTAAAGGATTATCAAAATCAGTTGCAGTCAAATAAAATAGATAGTATGCGCGTAAAGGCAGGTTATCTTCCCCAGGTTACCGGAGTTGCCAACGGACTGTATGCTCCGGTAATTAATGGATATGGCTTTGACGAAGTGCTAACCAATGGAAAGGCTCTGGAAGCAGTTTTGAATGTAAATTATAGTCTTGCCAGTAAAAAGAATATCAATAATCAGCTGGAGAGTATACACCTGCAGTCTGATTCTATCCGTTTTGCCACGGGCCTGTCTGTACTTGATTTGCAAAAAACAGTTACCGATCAGTATATCACAGCCTTTGCCAGTCAGCAGCAGGCTGTGTTTAATTATGAGGTTTATGAATTGCTGCGCAAAGAAGAAACTGTACTTAAAAAACTCACCAGGGCCAATGTTTACAAACAGGTAGACTACCTGGCTTTTCTGGTTACTTTTCAGCAGCAGCAATTGCAATGGAAACAGGCAGAGCTTCAACTGAAAAATGATTATGCTGCTTTAAATTATTTAACGGGTATTGCTGATACCACCAGACACCAGTTAGCAGAACCAGCGATCGAACCTGCATTTTTAAGTTCGGAGAGTGGTTTTTTTGATCAGAAGTTTGGAATTGACAGTTTAAAACTGATCAATCAGAAAAAAGCGGTTGATTTCAATTATAAACCTAAAGCGAGTGTATACGCTAATGGTGGTTACAATTCTTCTTTCGCCTTTCAGCCTTACCGGAACTTTGGTACGAGTGCAGGTTTTACTGTCTCAGTGCCCATTTTTGATGGGCATCAGCGGAAAATGCAATACAATAAACTCTCCATTGCACAAAAAACGGTCAATGCTTATAAAGAGTTTTTCAGGAATCAGCATACGCAACAGCTTAATTTGCTCAGGCAGCAGATCACAGATCAGGCAGGATTATATAAGCAGGTTTCAGAACAGATCAAATTTACCAAAAGCCTGATCCAGGCAGACAGCAGATTATTACAGACGGGGGATATCAGGATAGCTGATTTTGTGATTGCGATTAACAATTATCTGGCTGTACAGAATCTGTTGAGACAAACTAATATAACCCGTTTAAAATTGGTAAATCAGCTGAATTACTGGAACCGGTAAAGAAATCAGAATTCGGCAATACAGGAGTTTTAA
This portion of the Pedobacter lusitanus genome encodes:
- a CDS encoding phosphatase PAP2 family protein; the protein is MRFFSLILAVCLPGIVFAQQADTLKRDSVQQGTKVSMMKTRGLNPPQLKSFIVPAVLISYGLVSLGNNAIRRLDFSTQAELQEDHPTFALKADNYLQFAPGVAFYALNLAGVKSKHGIADGTAIYVLAEAIMSGSTFSVKHIVGRSRPNGSDNYSFPSGHTANAFAAAEFLNQEYRDVSPWIGYAGYTVATATGVLRMYNNKHWLSDVVAGAGFGIASTKLAYLIYPHLKKLVMGKQTVKYSLVPLYQQKAAGLSFSGTF
- a CDS encoding TolC family protein; protein product: MEHFRKYILILVITGFGLCPVRAQQPERNLGYFYDEAVKRSPLLKDYQNQLQSNKIDSMRVKAGYLPQVTGVANGLYAPVINGYGFDEVLTNGKALEAVLNVNYSLASKKNINNQLESIHLQSDSIRFATGLSVLDLQKTVTDQYITAFASQQQAVFNYEVYELLRKEETVLKKLTRANVYKQVDYLAFLVTFQQQQLQWKQAELQLKNDYAALNYLTGIADTTRHQLAEPAIEPAFLSSESGFFDQKFGIDSLKLINQKKAVDFNYKPKASVYANGGYNSSFAFQPYRNFGTSAGFTVSVPIFDGHQRKMQYNKLSIAQKTVNAYKEFFRNQHTQQLNLLRQQITDQAGLYKQVSEQIKFTKSLIQADSRLLQTGDIRIADFVIAINNYLAVQNLLRQTNITRLKLVNQLNYWNR